Proteins encoded in a region of the Gemmatimonadota bacterium genome:
- a CDS encoding sulfurtransferase TusA family protein: protein MTLDTFGLLCPVPIMKTASAIREIAVGEVLEVLADDPQILEDMPAWCASNGHALLDTIEEGEEYRLFVKKVK from the coding sequence ATGACCCTCGACACCTTCGGCCTGCTCTGTCCCGTGCCGATCATGAAGACCGCGTCGGCCATCCGGGAGATCGCCGTAGGGGAAGTGCTGGAAGTGCTGGCCGACGATCCCCAGATCCTGGAGGACATGCCGGCCTGGTGCGCGAGTAACGGGCACGCCCTGCTCGACACCATCGAGGAAGGTGAGGAATACAGACTGTTCGTGAAAAAGGTAAAGTGA
- a CDS encoding MoaD/ThiS family protein codes for MRIIVKCFAGCKDAVGAASVEVDLPAGTTVGEAFAELVDAYPALASYDRSVMLAVNREYADRQSVLADGDELACIPPVSGGAESHPRR; via the coding sequence ATGCGGATCATCGTCAAATGTTTCGCAGGATGCAAGGACGCGGTAGGCGCGGCGTCGGTCGAGGTGGATCTCCCGGCGGGGACCACCGTGGGTGAGGCCTTTGCGGAGCTTGTTGATGCCTATCCCGCCCTGGCGAGCTACGACCGGAGCGTGATGCTGGCCGTGAACCGCGAATACGCCGACCGGCAGTCCGTGCTGGCAGATGGAGACGAACTGGCGTGCATTCCGCCCGTGAGCGGGGGCGCTGAGAGCCATCCGCGGCGCTGA
- a CDS encoding molybdenum cofactor biosynthesis protein MoaE, whose translation MYKITSEYIKPDALFEWSLKPHHGAVVTFAGTVRDHSDGRRTLRLEYEAYAEMAEAKMREVGEEIREKWGIEDVAMIHRVGTLEIGEISILISVATPHRKNAFEACSYAIDRVKQIVPVWKKEIRADGEREWVERNT comes from the coding sequence GTGTACAAGATCACGAGCGAATACATAAAGCCGGACGCCCTCTTCGAATGGTCCCTCAAGCCCCACCACGGTGCGGTGGTCACCTTCGCCGGTACCGTGCGGGACCACTCGGACGGCCGGCGGACCCTGCGCCTGGAATACGAGGCCTACGCTGAGATGGCCGAAGCCAAGATGCGGGAAGTGGGCGAGGAAATCCGCGAGAAATGGGGCATCGAAGACGTCGCCATGATTCATCGTGTCGGCACGCTCGAAATCGGGGAGATCAGCATCCTCATCTCCGTGGCGACCCCCCACCGAAAAAACGCATTCGAGGCCTGTTCCTACGCGATCGACCGCGTCAAGCAGATCGTGCCCGTCTGGAAGAAGGAAATCCGCGCAGACGGGGAGCGGGAATGGGTGGAACGCAATACCTGA
- a CDS encoding cysteine desulfurase translates to MINLDHGAAPPVDPRVIEAMEPCLREYAGNPSSLHRAGVEARNALELARGRVAGQIGADPGEIIFTASGTEADNLAVKGIAQASTNRGRHIVVSSIEHHAVLYAARAMGRQGFTVTEVPADGDGVVQPDRVARAMRDDTVLVSVMRANDETGTIQPVREIAEIAHRNTAVFHTDAVAAMGRMPVDVHELNVDALSLSARSLNGPPGAGALYVRAGTRLRPQVEGGVQEDGRRGGHENIPAIVGFGRAAELAADELPARIDRLKRLDESLLRGLRDRLPDASINGHSGLRLPGHINLWIPEADGESAVLMLDARGIAVSVGSSCAAHAAKPSHVLLALGRTAAEARCSLLITAGPDTVESDVGEALDALAEVVGELRAIAGVTA, encoded by the coding sequence ATGATAAACCTGGACCACGGCGCGGCGCCACCGGTTGACCCCCGTGTCATCGAAGCGATGGAGCCCTGCCTCCGCGAATACGCCGGGAATCCGTCGAGCCTTCACCGGGCCGGCGTGGAGGCGCGTAACGCGCTGGAACTGGCGCGCGGCCGCGTAGCTGGACAGATCGGCGCTGATCCCGGCGAGATCATATTCACCGCGAGCGGCACCGAAGCGGACAACCTGGCCGTCAAGGGGATAGCGCAGGCGAGCACGAACCGCGGCCGGCACATCGTTGTTTCGAGTATCGAGCATCACGCCGTGCTGTATGCCGCGAGAGCCATGGGACGGCAGGGGTTCACCGTCACGGAGGTCCCTGCCGACGGAGACGGTGTCGTGCAGCCCGACCGGGTCGCGCGGGCCATGCGGGACGATACCGTCCTCGTTTCCGTCATGCGCGCCAACGATGAGACGGGCACGATCCAGCCCGTGCGCGAAATCGCCGAGATCGCCCACCGGAACACCGCGGTCTTCCACACCGATGCCGTGGCTGCAATGGGGCGCATGCCCGTTGACGTTCACGAGCTGAACGTGGACGCCTTGTCCCTCTCCGCCCGGTCCCTGAACGGCCCGCCAGGCGCTGGAGCCCTCTACGTGAGGGCCGGCACCCGGCTGCGTCCCCAGGTGGAAGGAGGCGTCCAGGAAGACGGACGCCGCGGCGGACACGAGAACATCCCGGCGATCGTGGGTTTCGGCAGGGCGGCGGAGTTGGCGGCGGATGAATTGCCCGCCCGGATCGACCGCTTGAAGCGGCTGGACGAATCGCTGTTGCGCGGTTTGAGGGACCGCCTGCCGGATGCCTCCATCAACGGACATTCCGGCCTGCGCCTGCCGGGTCACATCAACCTTTGGATTCCGGAGGCCGACGGCGAATCCGCGGTCCTGATGCTCGACGCCCGGGGCATCGCCGTTTCCGTCGGTTCCTCGTGCGCCGCCCACGCGGCCAAGCCCTCGCACGTGCTACTGGCCCTGGGCCGAACGGCGGCCGAAGCCCGGTGCTCGCTGCTGATCACCGCAGGTCCGGACACCGTGGAATCCGATGTCGGCGAAGCACTGGACGCGCTCGCCGAGGTCGTGGGAGAACTGCGCGCCATCGCCGGCGTGACGGCATAG